ACCTACCGTGCGCTCGTCAGCGAAGGAAGGTTCAAGGCATGAACGCACCCGTCACTACGCAGGACACCATAGCGGACCTGCGCCGCGATCTCGCGGACGCGTTCCGCATCACCCATTCGCTCGGCTGGAGCGAAAGTGTCGGCAACCACTTCAGCGCGGCTGTCTCGGCTGACGGGAACGAGTTTCTGCTGAACGCCAAATGGCAGCACTTCGCGACGATCAAACCAGATGACCTGCTGCTCCTCGATAGCCGCGATCAGGACGTGCTGGACCGCCCCGACGCGCCGGATGCCTCGGCGTGGTGCGTTCACGGCACGCTGCATCGCAAGCTGCCCGACGCCCGCGTGATCCTGCACGCTCATTCGCCATATGCGACCGCGCTGGCCTGCCTAAAAGATCCGACCGTTGTGCCGATCGACAACAACACCGCGCGGTTCTACGGGCGCACGGCCTACGATCTGTCCTTCGGCGGCATTGCCGACGCGGCAGAGGAGGGCGAGCGCATCGCGGAGAGCATGGGCGACAAGTCCGTGCTTGTCATGGGCAACCACGGTGTGACCATCGTAGGCGAGACCGTCGCGGACGCGTTCGAGGACCTCTATTTCTTTGAGAAGGCCGCTCAGACCATCATCCTCGCGCGCTCCTCGGGTCAGCCGCTCGCGGTGCTGTCGGATGCCGTGGCGCAGAATACGGCGGACGGCTGGAAGCCCTATCGCGGCATGGCAGCCAAGCACTTCGCTTATCTACGGAGCGTGCACGGACTCGGCTAAGACCAATTTCGTAGCCGTTTGACCGACGGTTTCCTCTGATCTGTGCGTTAGACCTGCGAACCGATCAGAGGATTACCTTATGACTTTACCCATCCGCGCCGCACTGCTGGCAAGCTGCTTTGCCGCGTCCGCGCTGCCGAGCTTTGCCCAGGACGCCCAGTCCATTTCAGTGGCCGACGACGGCGTCGTGACCATCACCGGCATTCCGCAGCCGGGGCAGGGGCTGACCATTCCCGAAAATTGCTCCACCGCCGACAGTGCGGTCGTCTGTCTGGCCGAGGAATTCATCGCCTCGCTGGACGAGGACCAGGCTGCAGAAGCCGTGCTAGAACTCACCGAAGAAAACTCGACGGCGTGGTCGAACCTGCCGTGCGGATCAAACTGCCGCGTCGGGATCGAGCTGTCGGAACTGACCGACGCGCAGAAAGAACTCGCGCTAACCCTCGTGATGGCGGCTGCCGGTACGGGCGAAAATAGCGGCTTCGACGAGATCACCCAGATCCTGATGGCCGACGACATCCTGACCCTTGCGCAGCAAGAGGGCCTGTCGTCTCCGATGGGTGGTGGCGGCGCGCCGGACGGTATGGAGCCGCCCGAGGGCATGGACGACATGGGCCCGCCTGACGGTGGGCCTGATGGCGGGCCCGGCGGTGGTGGCGGCCTCGCCTATTCGAGTGATAGCTACTTCATCGCGATCCTCGGTGATCCTGCTGGCGACGCGCCGTGGCAGCTGCAATTCGGCGGTCACCACCTTGGCGTGCTGCACACTTACGAAGGCGGCACTGAAATCGCGGCCACGCCGAACTTCATCGGGATCGAGCCGAAGGTCTGGGTGCAGGATGGCGAAACATACGCGCCGCTCACCGACGATCGCGACGCGATGACGGCGATGCTGGCAGCCCTGTCCGAGGATGAACTGGCGAGCGCCAAGCTGGATGCCACCTTCTCTGACGTGCTGCTTGGACCGGGTCAGGACGGGCAATTCCCCGAAGAAAAGCCGGGCCTCTCCGTTGCCGATCTGAGTGAGGACCAGCAAGCGCTGGTGCTGGCCGCGATTGAAGCGTGGGTCGGTGACACCGCTGCCAGCTCCGCCGAGGTGATCATGGACCAGTACGAAGCCGATCTGGGCGAGACCTACATCTCTTATTCGGGCAACCCGACGCTGGACCATCACGCCGACTATGTCCGTATCGACGGTCCGGGCGTGTGGATCGAATTCGTTTGCCAGAACGGCGTCATCTTTGGTGACCAGATCCACTACCACACGATCTGGCGCGACCACATAAATGACTACGGCGCGGTGTACGAGTTCTAAGATGAAGACGTTTTCTATAGTCACTCTGGCCGCGCTTCTGGGCGCGACCGCTGCCGCCGCCCATCCGGTGCCGGACAGCACAATAACCATGTCGGTCGCGGACCACGCGATCACGGCAGAGGTCACCATTCCGCTGTCTGAACTGAACCTCGTCTATCCGCTAGAAAGCGCGGACCTCACCGCACAGGCGGACGGCATTGCTGCCTATCTGACCGAGCACACGCAGGTGACGTCCGTCGACGGCACATGGGATGTCAGCTTCAGCGACATCACTTCGGGCGAGAGCGATGCGGACGATCACGGGCATTATTCGATGCTGACGGCGCAGATGCTATTGGTCCCGCCGACCGAACTGACCGACTTTACGCTCGATTATGATGCGGTCGTCGGCGAAGTGCTTACCCACGGCGTCGAAGTGTCGTGGGCCGATGCGGATGTGCTGATCGGTGAAATCGAAGCCGACGCCAAAACCGGAGTGGTCGCACCGCTTCAGGTCGAACTTCCTTAACGACTTTCGGCGGCGGGCCGGACCTGCCGCCGACGTTTCAGGCGGCAAAGGGTAGGGCTGATTGCCTCCCCGACGTCGGCCGACTGGCGAACGATTCCTGACCTAGGGTCAACGTTCGCGCCAATCCTCTCCCTGATTTTTGAAAATTTCTTGCTTGGGAAGCCCTCGCAAGTGTGAAAACCATTTTCCAAAGAGCGCAATTTTCCGCAAAAACATTGAGAAATCTTGATCGGGTATACCCGACTATCCCTTCGCGCCGCGAAAATAGAAGAAAATAATTTACAAAAATTGGACCCATGCTAGCGTTTAGGAAGCACTTGAATCGCAGGGGTTTTGTCGGAAGAGGAGTTCGGCGTCGCTGCTAATTCTCGTGCTTGAGCGGCTCGCGAAGGCGGGTCAATTCAAGGGAGAGGAAAATGTTTTACAAGCCTAAGAACTCAGTGGCGAAATCGATCAGCCGCCGTAAGTTTCTGGAGTTGGGTGGTGCCGGTGCGACCATGCTGGGGACTGGCTCCCTCGCCGTCGGCATGAACTCTGTCATCAATGTGAACCGTGTTCAGGCTGCATCGTCCGAAGAGGCGAAGTGGCAGCAGTATGCCGGCTCGAAGCTCACCTTCCTGTCGGAAAACACGCCGCCGTCTTTCGCGATCCGCGACAACATCAAGGCGTTCTACGATCTCACCGGTATCGAAGTCGAAATTCTGACCGACGACCTTCCGGTTGTTCAGCAGAAATGCGGTATCGACCTGCGTTCGGGCAAGTCGGACTACGTTCTGAACTACGTTCAGGACAAGCCGATCGGCGCACCGTTTGCTGACTTCTATGTCGACCTGACCAAGATGTTCGGCGACGACACCCTGCCGCAGGACCCCGAAGGTTACGGCGACGGTGCTTGGTTCGAAAACTTCCTGTCGGCTTGTGGCCGTTTCTACTCGGAAGACAAGATCATCGCGCTGCCGTATGACGCCGCAATCGCGACCACCTTCTACCGTCAGGACCTCTTCGAGAAGTACACCAAGGACTTCGAAGCAGAGTACGGCTATCGCCTCGAGTACACCGCCGACTCGACCTGGAAGAACGTTCTCGACATCGCGACCTTCTTCAAGACGCTCAAGGAAAACGGCGCTGACGTACCGTACGGCTACGCACAGCACCAAGGCAGCTTCGCTTGGACGACGCAGCTCGACATCCAGCGTATGATGTTCGCACACGGCCGCTGGCTGGACTTCGACATCGACGACAAGCTGGGTTCGAAAACTCCGGGCGCGACCAACTGGGGCGACGACCAGTCGATCCTCATGCTCGAGAAGTTCAAGGCTCTGGCCGACGTATCGCACCCCGACAACCTCGCGAACGGTACGCTCGAACTCAACACCGTCTACCAGTCGGGCAACATCGCGATGCAGGTCCAGTACCACGAATTCGCAGCCTCGGTCGAAGACGAGAACACCTCGGTCGCAGCAGGGGGCCGCACCGCCTATGCACCGTGTCCGAAGGGCGATCCGGAATGGATCCTCAACGGCGGCGAAGCCGTCAACGGTACCAACTGCGGTATCGGCGGCATCGGCATCAACGCGAACGCGTCCGAAGACGTCCAGCGCGCAGCCTACCTCTTCGCGATCTGGTCGACCTCGCAGAACATCCAGTACGACGTTCTCAAGGGCCTCGGCGGTACGCCGACCCGTAAGTCGGTTCTGGATATTCCGGAAGTGCAGGCAGCCCAGCAGCGTCCGAGCGCAATGCCGAACGCACTGACCTTCGACGCGGTTTACAACTACGGCATCAAGGACCCGAACTTCGTTCTCGGCCCGAAGATCCCGGAAGCCAACGAGTACCACTCGATCATCGCGTCCGAGACCCAGCGTATGCTGTCGGGCGACATGAGCCCGGCGGAAACCGCTGCAACGCTCAAGGAGCAGCTCGACTACCTCAACGACGCTTGAGGTTAAGAGCGGACGGTCCGGCACTGCGCCGGACCGTCACACTCCCTGACTTTTCCGAAAGACCACGTGCCGCACCACAGCGGACATCGAAGGAGCGATCGCGTAATGACCGACGCCACAAACTTTACCTCATCGCCGCAGGACGCAGCCGCCAAGCTGTTCCGCGCGCGTGCACACTCCGCGGAGGTCGAAGCCCGTCCTCTGGCAGAGATCACGAGCAGGCCGCAGCGGTTCAACCCGCCCATGCCCAAGCGGTATTACTTTTACCTGATGGCACCGGCGATCGCCATTCTGGCCTTCATCTCGCTCTACCCATTCTTCTGGCTCGTCATCATGTCATTTCAGGACGTGGATATCGGCGGCGGCGAATGGGTCGGCTTCAAGAACTACACCAAACTCTTCTCCGACAGCCGCTTCATCGAGGGCTGGATCCTGCTGGCGAAGTACAGCGTTCTCTGCCTCGGACTTCAGGTCACCATCGGTGTTCTGCTCGCCGTCGTGGTGAACAGTTCGAAGTATGAAAAGTACCTCGTCACCGCGCTTCTGATGCCGATGATGATGGCGCCCGCAGTGGCCGGTCTGCTGTGGCTGTTCCTCTACAACGGCACCTTCGGCTGGTATCACTGGATCCTTCAGAGCCTTGGCATCCTCGACAGCGCGTCGATCCTCGCCAGCTCGAGCACCGCGAT
Above is a window of Marivivens aquimaris DNA encoding:
- a CDS encoding class II aldolase/adducin family protein → MNAPVTTQDTIADLRRDLADAFRITHSLGWSESVGNHFSAAVSADGNEFLLNAKWQHFATIKPDDLLLLDSRDQDVLDRPDAPDASAWCVHGTLHRKLPDARVILHAHSPYATALACLKDPTVVPIDNNTARFYGRTAYDLSFGGIADAAEEGERIAESMGDKSVLVMGNHGVTIVGETVADAFEDLYFFEKAAQTIILARSSGQPLAVLSDAVAQNTADGWKPYRGMAAKHFAYLRSVHGLG
- a CDS encoding DUF3500 domain-containing protein → MTLPIRAALLASCFAASALPSFAQDAQSISVADDGVVTITGIPQPGQGLTIPENCSTADSAVVCLAEEFIASLDEDQAAEAVLELTEENSTAWSNLPCGSNCRVGIELSELTDAQKELALTLVMAAAGTGENSGFDEITQILMADDILTLAQQEGLSSPMGGGGAPDGMEPPEGMDDMGPPDGGPDGGPGGGGGLAYSSDSYFIAILGDPAGDAPWQLQFGGHHLGVLHTYEGGTEIAATPNFIGIEPKVWVQDGETYAPLTDDRDAMTAMLAALSEDELASAKLDATFSDVLLGPGQDGQFPEEKPGLSVADLSEDQQALVLAAIEAWVGDTAASSAEVIMDQYEADLGETYISYSGNPTLDHHADYVRIDGPGVWIEFVCQNGVIFGDQIHYHTIWRDHINDYGAVYEF
- a CDS encoding extracellular solute-binding protein, with the protein product MFYKPKNSVAKSISRRKFLELGGAGATMLGTGSLAVGMNSVINVNRVQAASSEEAKWQQYAGSKLTFLSENTPPSFAIRDNIKAFYDLTGIEVEILTDDLPVVQQKCGIDLRSGKSDYVLNYVQDKPIGAPFADFYVDLTKMFGDDTLPQDPEGYGDGAWFENFLSACGRFYSEDKIIALPYDAAIATTFYRQDLFEKYTKDFEAEYGYRLEYTADSTWKNVLDIATFFKTLKENGADVPYGYAQHQGSFAWTTQLDIQRMMFAHGRWLDFDIDDKLGSKTPGATNWGDDQSILMLEKFKALADVSHPDNLANGTLELNTVYQSGNIAMQVQYHEFAASVEDENTSVAAGGRTAYAPCPKGDPEWILNGGEAVNGTNCGIGGIGINANASEDVQRAAYLFAIWSTSQNIQYDVLKGLGGTPTRKSVLDIPEVQAAQQRPSAMPNALTFDAVYNYGIKDPNFVLGPKIPEANEYHSIIASETQRMLSGDMSPAETAATLKEQLDYLNDA
- a CDS encoding carbohydrate ABC transporter permease, with the translated sequence MTDATNFTSSPQDAAAKLFRARAHSAEVEARPLAEITSRPQRFNPPMPKRYYFYLMAPAIAILAFISLYPFFWLVIMSFQDVDIGGGEWVGFKNYTKLFSDSRFIEGWILLAKYSVLCLGLQVTIGVLLAVVVNSSKYEKYLVTALLMPMMMAPAVAGLLWLFLYNGTFGWYHWILQSLGILDSASILASSSTAMYAIVLVDVWQWTPLITIIALAGLKRVPRDQLEANMVDGASPLRNFFAITLPNLYPVLLIAVLLRFMDNFRFIDSALVLTGGGPGGATKILPIYLFEVAFKFFKLGRGAAIALTLLIMTIILGKLLVRVFEKPQGGKG